TCATGAAGACGACCGAGCGTTCGAGCGCGCCGGTGCGCTCGAAGTCGTCCATGAACTCGTTGGCCTCCTCCTGGGTGATCCCCATCGCGCCGAAGATCACTGCGAACTCGGAGCCCTCGCCGTCGTCGCTGTCGTCGTCCTCTTCCGGCACGGTCGCCTGCCGGGCGATCTGGAGTGCGAGGTCGCTGTGGGGCAGCCCCGACGCCGAGAAGATGGGGAGCTTCTGGCCCCGGACCAGCGTGTTCATGCCGTCGATGGCGGAGACGCCGGTCTGGATGAACTCCTCGGGGTACTCCCGGGAGTAGGGGTTGATCGCCTCGCCGACGATCGGTCGTTCCTCGTCCGGTTCGATCTCGGGCCCACCGTCGATGGGCTCACCGGTCCCGCTCAGGACGCGCCCGAGCAGGTCCTCGGTGAGCTTCATCTGCATGGTCTCGCCGAGGAAGCGGACGGAGGAGTTGCGGTCGATCCCCTCGGTCCCCTCGAACACCTGGATGGCGACGAAGTCGCTCGTCGATTCGAGCACCTGGCCGCGACGGGTCTGGCCGTCGGGGGTCTCGATCTCGACGATCTCGTCGTAGCCGACGGGTTCGTCGACCTCGGCGAACACCAGCGGGCCGCTGATTTCCGTGATGGTCTGGTATTCTTTCTGCATTAGTAGAGCTCCCTGATCTGGTCCGCGATGTCGTCTTCCAGTTCGTCGATGTAGCTCTCCCACTCCTCCTGCACGCCGATGCGGTTCAGGCGGGGGAGCGCCTCGACGTCCGTGATCTCCTCGACCGGGACGCCGGCCTCCAGCGCGTCGAAGGCCTCGTCGTTGAACGTCTTGATCGCCCCGAGGATCCCGTAGGTCTTCTCGGGTTCACAGAAGGTGTCGATGTCGTTGAACGCGTCCTGCTGGAGCCAGGCTTCACGGAGGTACCGTGCAACCTCCAGGGTCAGCTGCTGGTCCTCCGGCAGTGCGTCCTTGCCGACGAGCTGGACGATCTCCTGCAGTTCCGTCTCCTCGTCGAGGACGTCGATCGCCCACTGGCGCTGTTCGGGCCAGTCGGCGGCGACGTTGTCCTCGAACCACGGGTCCAGCTGATTCCGGTACAGCGAGTACGACTCGTTCCAGTTGATCGCCGGGAAGTGCCGACGTTCCGCGAGGTCGGCGTCCAGCGCCCAGAAGGTCTTGACGATACGCAGGGTGTTCTGGGTGACCGGCTCCGAGAAGTCACCGCCCGGCGGGGAGACGGCCCCGATGGCCGACACCGACCCCTCCGTGCCGTTGATGTTCTCGAAGTAGCCGGCGCGCTCGTAGAACTCCGCGAGGCGGGCGGCCAGGTAGGCCGGGTAGCCCTCCTCGCCGGGCATCTCCTCGAGTCGCGAGGAGATCTCCCGCATGGCCTCGGCCCACCGCGAGGTGGAGTCGGCCATCAGCGCCACGTCGTAGCCCATGTCGCGGAAGTACTCCGCGATGGTGATCCCCGTGTAGATGCAGGACTCACGGGCCGCGACGGGCATGTTCGAGGTGTTGGCGATGAGGCACGTCCGGTCCATCAGCGCGTTGCCGGTGGTCGGGTCCTCGAGTTCCGGGAAGTCCTCGATCACTTCCGTCATCTCGTTGCCGCGCTCGCCACAGCCGACGTAGACGACGATGTCCGCGTCGGCCCACTTGGCGAGCTGGTGCTGGGTGACCGTCTTCCCGGAGCCGAAGGGCCCGGGAATCGCGGCCGTCCCGCCCTTCGCGATGGGGAACAGGCCGTCGAGGATGCGCTGGCCGGAGACGAGCGGCGTCTTCGGCGTCCGCTTTTCCTCGGCCGGGCGCTGGGAGCGGACGGGCCACTC
Above is a genomic segment from Halorientalis sp. LT38 containing:
- a CDS encoding ATP synthase subunit A, whose amino-acid sequence is MSQATESDVREDGQIESVSGPVVTAVDLDAKMNDVVYVGHEGLMGEVIEIEGNITTIQVYEETSAVAPGEPVESTGAPLSVDLGPGMLDAIYDGVQRPLDVLEEKMGSAFLDRGVDAPGIDLEKTWEFTPEVEEGDEVGPNDIVGTVPETPSIDHKVMVPPDYEGGEVTHIESGDFNVEETVVELDNGEEIQMRQEWPVRSQRPAEEKRTPKTPLVSGQRILDGLFPIAKGGTAAIPGPFGSGKTVTQHQLAKWADADIVVYVGCGERGNEMTEVIEDFPELEDPTTGNALMDRTCLIANTSNMPVAARESCIYTGITIAEYFRDMGYDVALMADSTSRWAEAMREISSRLEEMPGEEGYPAYLAARLAEFYERAGYFENINGTEGSVSAIGAVSPPGGDFSEPVTQNTLRIVKTFWALDADLAERRHFPAINWNESYSLYRNQLDPWFEDNVAADWPEQRQWAIDVLDEETELQEIVQLVGKDALPEDQQLTLEVARYLREAWLQQDAFNDIDTFCEPEKTYGILGAIKTFNDEAFDALEAGVPVEEITDVEALPRLNRIGVQEEWESYIDELEDDIADQIRELY